The Sulfuricystis thermophila genome segment TTTCGTCAGTCATGTCGATGTCGTCGCCGTGAAAGCCTTCTTCCTCGGTTTGATGCGTTTCGACATCCAGCCGCTGCCCGAGCATCCTGCTCTGTACATTCACCTGATTCTCGTCGCCTTGCTGATGATCCTGTTCCCGTTCAGCAAGCTGCTGCATGCCCCGGGCGTGTTCTTCAGCCCCACCCGCAACCAGGCCGATACCCCGCGCGAAAAACGTCATCTCGCGCCATGGGCCGCCCAGATCGAGAAGAGCTGACATGGCCGATCTTGAATTCCAGATTCCGAAATATCGGGAGTACCCGACGGTTCCAGCGCTGCAGCCGGGTGCAATGGCGCATTCGCACCCGCACGTCGCCAGCGAAAAAATCCAGGAAGCCATCGGCTTCCAGGGAAAACTTGCCGATGACTGGCAGGTCACCCACGACAAGGCGATCGCCAAGTTCGGCGAGCTGCTCGGCAAGTACCGTTCGCTCAAGGTGTTCATGGATGCGTGTGTGCACTGCGGTTCCTGCACCGACAAGTGCCACTACTTCATCGGCACCAGCGACCCGAAGAACATGCCGGTGGCGCGTCAGGAGTTGATGCGTTCGGTCTATCGGCGCTATTTCACCCTCGCCGGCAAGCTGTTCCCCGGCCTGGTGGGCGCCAAGGATCTGACCAAAGAACTCCTCGATGAGTGGTACAGCTATTTCTGGCAGTGTTCCGAATGCCGCCGCTGCTCGGTGTTCTGCCCCTACGGCATCGATACCGCCGAAGTGACGATGGCCGCGCGTCATATCCTCGATACGGTCGGCTACGGCCAGAAGTACTCGAACGAGATCATCGGCAAGGTCTACAAGATCGGCAACAACCTGGGGCTGCCCGGCCCGGCGCTCGAAGATACGCTGCAGGGTCTTGAGGAAGACGTCAAGGAAGACACCGGCGTCGACGTCAAGTATCCGCTCGATGTCCAGGGCGCCGAAGTACTGCTGGTCACTCCGTCGGCCGACTTCTTCGCCGAGCCGCACATCGAATCGCTGATCGGCTACGGCAAGGTGTTCCACGCCGCCGGGATTTCCTGGACACTCTCCTCGCACGCCTCCGAGGCCGGCAATTTCGGTCTGTTCAATGGCAGCTACGAAACGATGCGCAAGGTCGCCATGCGTATTCGCGAGGCTGCGCTGGAACTGGGTGTCAAGCGCATCGTCGTCGGCGAATGCGGCCATGCCTGGCGTGTCGCCTACGCCTTCTGGAACACATTGAACGGTGTCGGTGCCGGCGGCAACGATCCTTTCTCGATCGAACTGCAAAAGCAGCTCGATCCGCGCTACCCCCAGCCCTCGCACATTTGCGAATTCACCTGGGACCTGATCCAGCAAGGGCGTCTCAAGTTCGACAAAGAAGCCAACGACCATCGTGTCATCACCTTCCACGACTCCTGCAACGTTGCCCGCGCTTCGCGCATGGGCGGCTATCCGGGTGGCCAGTTCGACATACCGCGCAACATCATCAAGGCCGTGGCCAACAAATTCGTCGACATGGCACCGGAAACGATCCGCGAGGTCACCTTCTGTTGCGGCGGCGGCGGCGGCATCTTGACCGACGAGCTGATCGAAGCGCGCATCAAGGGCGCTTTCCCGCGCATGGAAGCGCTGCAGCAGGTGGTCGAAAAGCACGGTGTGAACTTCATGGCCACCATCTGTGCGATCTGCAAGGCCCAATTCACCAAGGTCCTGCCCTATTACGGTTTCAACATGCGACTGGTCGGCGGCGTACACCAGTTGGTCAGCACCGCCATACGCCTCGGCAATGAGCATTGATCCAACAACCCGATAACTACACGGAGACGACGATGTCAGCGACCCCCGAAACGACGAACGTTAAGTTGACCTTCCGCCACTACAAGGACGGCGAAAAGCCCGATAGCTACAAGCGCTGGCAAGAAAAGATCTTCCAGGCGGGCTGGTCCTACAAGTGCCCGACCTACATCCAGTCCACTCCCCCGTGTCAGGGTTCCTGCCCGTCGGGTGAGGACATCCGCAGCTACCTGAATATCGTCCGCGGCATCGAAAAGCCGCCGGTCGGCGCCGACGGCAAGCCGGTCATGCCGTGGCAGGAATATGCCTGGCGGCGCCTGACCGAAGCCAACCCCTTCCCGGCGGTGATGGGTCGTGTCTGTCCAGCCCCCTGCGAATCCGGCTGCAACCGCAACCAGGTCGAAGACCATGTCGGCATCAACTCGGTCGAGCACTATCTCGGCGAATATGCGATCAAGAACAATCTGCAGTTCAAGAAGCCCGAGAAGCTGACCGGCAAGAAAGTCGCCGTGATCGGCGGCGGCCCGGCCGGTCTGTCGGTCGCCTACCAGCTCGCGCTGAAGGGCCATTCGGTCACCATCTTCGACGATCATGACAAGCTCGGCGGCATGATGCGCTACGGCATCCCGGGCTACCGCACGCCGCGTGAAGTGCTCGATGCCGAAATCCAGCGCATCCTCAATCTCGGCGTCGAAACCCGCTTGAACTGCAAGGTCGGTGTCGACATCACGATCGACCAGATCCGCAAGGAATTCGATGCCGTCTTCCTCGGCCTCGGTGCGCAGGGCGGCCGTCAGCTCCCTGCCGAGGGGGCAGAAAACACCCCCAATGTCGTGACTGCGACTGCCTTCCTGAAGGCCTTCAACGACGGACGCCTGAAATCGGTCGGCAAGAATGTCGTCGTCGTCGGTGGTGGCGATACCTCGATGGACGTCGCCACGGTGGCACGCCGTCTCGGCCACATCGACAAGGTCAACCCGACCGACTGGGAGAAAGCGATCGCCGGCCAGCTCGCCCAGGACGTCGCGGACATCTCCCGCCGGGAAGGCGCCAACGTCGTGCTGACCTCGGTGTTCATGACGGCCAGCAAGCATGAAATCGAACACGCCCAGTCCGAAG includes the following:
- the dsrK gene encoding sulfate reduction electron transfer complex DsrMKJOP subunit DsrK, coding for MADLEFQIPKYREYPTVPALQPGAMAHSHPHVASEKIQEAIGFQGKLADDWQVTHDKAIAKFGELLGKYRSLKVFMDACVHCGSCTDKCHYFIGTSDPKNMPVARQELMRSVYRRYFTLAGKLFPGLVGAKDLTKELLDEWYSYFWQCSECRRCSVFCPYGIDTAEVTMAARHILDTVGYGQKYSNEIIGKVYKIGNNLGLPGPALEDTLQGLEEDVKEDTGVDVKYPLDVQGAEVLLVTPSADFFAEPHIESLIGYGKVFHAAGISWTLSSHASEAGNFGLFNGSYETMRKVAMRIREAALELGVKRIVVGECGHAWRVAYAFWNTLNGVGAGGNDPFSIELQKQLDPRYPQPSHICEFTWDLIQQGRLKFDKEANDHRVITFHDSCNVARASRMGGYPGGQFDIPRNIIKAVANKFVDMAPETIREVTFCCGGGGGILTDELIEARIKGAFPRMEALQQVVEKHGVNFMATICAICKAQFTKVLPYYGFNMRLVGGVHQLVSTAIRLGNEH
- a CDS encoding NAD(P)-binding protein; the protein is MSATPETTNVKLTFRHYKDGEKPDSYKRWQEKIFQAGWSYKCPTYIQSTPPCQGSCPSGEDIRSYLNIVRGIEKPPVGADGKPVMPWQEYAWRRLTEANPFPAVMGRVCPAPCESGCNRNQVEDHVGINSVEHYLGEYAIKNNLQFKKPEKLTGKKVAVIGGGPAGLSVAYQLALKGHSVTIFDDHDKLGGMMRYGIPGYRTPREVLDAEIQRILNLGVETRLNCKVGVDITIDQIRKEFDAVFLGLGAQGGRQLPAEGAENTPNVVTATAFLKAFNDGRLKSVGKNVVVVGGGDTSMDVATVARRLGHIDKVNPTDWEKAIAGQLAQDVADISRREGANVVLTSVFMTASKHEIEHAQSEGIEIMQGWMPVKVIKGADGRATALRVKQCEAKMVGGKLDIKPIEGTEKDLPADLIVSAIGQTIDLTGLSEFDNGKGGVSADRNYQVQGKPGVFCGGDVIRPHLLTTAIGHGAIAADGIDQFLQGLEVGKRPKIDVHYFDLLRKYHEKGVEFHEVHGPIRGSSESKDIVHNFDNRADRYIIPHTELFLGHFQYTPRNKRKIVHLTKEEALGNFEERLEALNDQQVVAEAKRCMSCGLCFECDNCVVYCPQTAVYRVKKTEATTGRYVATDYDKCIGCHICHDVCPTGYIQMGLGE